AGATACTAGAGATCCTGGGAGAAGTCCTAGGAGACTCCTGAGCAAGAGCCAGTCTGGAGAAGAAAAGCTTGaagaaccccttttcctagtgcaTAAGGAAGTATCATAGGTGCCTGGCATAGCTATTCAGTTTTATATCAATATGGAGGAATGCccagaaaaaaataaaattaatataaatatatatataattatcagtGAAAACTTAGATTGGATTTAAGCGTTCCACTTTAATGAAGCAGGTATCAGTGGTGATGACTCGGTGGACACAATATCCAAGAGTGGCATTGGTTTGATGTTAAATCAATGTTATCAATGTCAATTAAATCTTAAATCAACAATGATGACATTGATTCAAAGTTGAATTGTTGCTGCTCTTGGATATTGTGCCCATTGGTGAGTGACTATAGTTGGATCAAATTTTGTCacttatatttagcaatcaattctACCCATATCTATATTAATGGGCAGTCATTCAATGTATCACACTAATGGAGACAGCTAATACTGTACAGATAAAAAGGTAAAAAACTTGCCATAAATAAACAGCATGCTGCACATGGCTGCCATCAACATGATGATTCGTGCTCGTCCCTTATTTGGTCTAGACTTCATAACTGCAGCAAATGTATCCTTGACATGATTTGTGTCAAAGAGATCCCTGCACATAATGCTTGGCTTGTGTACCAGTTCAGGAGATTGAAGATGTTGTTTTGAGAAAGGTCCACGAGTGTCTTCAATATGCACAATAGTATACAAAATTGCGATAAAGAAAAATATTTCACTTACTCCATAAATTCCCAAATACCCAAGTCTATAAAAAAGATAATCACTGAGTAAAACTCCAATTGGAGCCCCTAAGCCGAATGCCAAGTCTAAAAATGCAATGCGCATTGTTCGAGCTCGAATTTTGGTTATGTCAGCCATGTATGAGTACGATGCCATTAGGAGTGTTATAAAGCCCCCAGTTATGGCTCGTGGAATAGCAGCAAGCAAGATATACATTGAAGGAAGCTCCATCCAATACGCATTGATCTGCAATGCAATATAACTTGTAGATTCTGTTCAATTTTCCATTGTAATGCATCTCAGAATAAGTTCTAATGCTATCATTGTAAAAAATATTTAGATATGTTTGTTTTTTCACTATTCACTACTAATTTATCCTTAAATAAGGAATGAGTGAACACCAATAAACTTCAAATaaaaaatgttcaaaatgcattacagtacagtatttcataTAAGGCAAATAAAAACCAAACTATTAATTAACAAAAGCAATACAATATACGGAGTAGAATAAAAACCATGATGGGTATGCGACTCACGAGGTATAACAGTGTGGCAAGAAAACTTCCTATCAAAGGAAGGATCAGAGGTATTTTCCGTCCGTGTTTATCACTCCAAGAACCAAGAAACAGCACAAATAGCACAGCGGGAATATTGCACAGCAGCTCGTTGTACATGTTAATGGTAGTAACCATCTGCTGAACGGCCACCTCCTCCTCGGGGTAGGACGACAGATTGGCACAAGTCACATTGTCATACCCTTGTTCTCGGCATACCTATGAAGTTAAAAAGAGTGAAAAGTAATAAACACATATTGTACGTCATATCGCTTGGAAACATTACAGTCAAGTGTCGGTAAGAGGCCATTCTCTATTTTAATGCttgattaatatattttttcttttaatCATTTTTAAATGAGAATTTATACTTTCAATTAATGTACTGTAATATCTCTAACAATTATTGTAATTTGCTTAGTATCATTGAGTAACAAAAATACATTTCTATTGATTGTGCAAaaaaccagcattaaatgtaatgaaatgtcattttctgggtggagcccccagaggctccctggagctaatggactgatattagctaataTTAGTACTAGGCTTCAGTCTTATGGAGTTGTCATAAGTTGAAGTTGGACAATGGAGTTGTCATGCCTTCCggggaccactagccagaacacGGTCTCCTCAGCGAGGCGAAGGGAGCAATCGCTTATGAAACTCTTATGAATAAAAGTAttaatgtctgccatcgaccagggttgagCACCCAGAAAGATATGCACTTCAAAACAGACCCCTCCTGGGAGAAATATTACAACCTAAGACCTAACAGAGGCTAGAAACTCCCCCACAGAAAAACAAACTAACAAGCAACACGACATCACACTGCACGCCACTGGTTTGCAcagattccctccctcccctgagGGGGAGAGAGGTCCCGGCCCACTGACCCGGCAGCCAGACCATCAGTTTGGAGGCtgaaaaacagaacaaaaacCCGTCGActgagagggagggagtgtaCTAGGGAGCCTCCTGGGGCTTCACCCAGAAACTggcctttcattacattcaacgctgggttttatgtgtgggagccccatcggctccctggagctaactacctaAAGTGAAATAATAAAGGAACTTACCCGggaggtggctacaccacacaacccatcacGAAGACGAggcaactggctgcaaccactgACCCAAGACGACACAAGACCCCTGAGTGCCCGGCACATTAACGAGATAatgggcagccaggaccctgttcaatctTCAAAATCCccgtgcctgaatgtcagcccaggacatactgTATCTCCAAACAGTGCAGCCAAAGCTGCGAACTTACAAACATCATGGGAGTGAgagtagaccacaggctggctagacttgataaccctgcagacgacccgAAATACTCGAgtcctggaacagggaacaagaGAAACTGGGTCAACACAATGGGCGTCCTTGGACGCAGAAGCCGAGGCACGCAGGCAATGGCGATAAGCCCCagctggacacaaaacatgatgcactcccagcctgaccaaccaagcatcaataaatCACAGACCCCTCCGGAAGCCCGCCGCCTTGTTCTTCGCCaggaaaaaaaccagcgttgaatgtaatgaaatgccattttctgggttagttccgttggctccccggagctatccaggctgaatagatatgtataactttctggcaccagtcaaagtgcatggagttctttcctaccggggaccatgagccagaacctggcccgctcagagaggcacgaagagcaatggcctatagaaactccctcccccccccccccccctgtaattgggagcattctatgtctaccatcgaccgggacaggcacccagaaaggtaggcgccccaaaacaaacccctattctggtgaaaatattgctaccgaaagctgaacgaatggacagaactctccaaacaaaattagcaaactagcatgatgtcATCACATCACCAAGCCCCTGTCTGCGcaatcccccccctccctgggagggggatgggggagccCCTGACCCTCCGGCCGGTGATCCAAccagcagttcttaggctggatgtcaaaatacatgaaaaacgccgCCAACTAGAGGGAGGGAGTGATGCCGGGGAACCTCCGGGACTAactcagaaaatggcatttcattacattcaatgctggttttctggggggagccctgtcggctccccagagctacctcaccacagataAGGAAAAGACCGGGAGGTGGACGCCACGCCCCAACCCAAAAACAAAACCACAGGCCAACCCAAAAGACCCCGCAGACAACCCAGGAGACCCTAACCCCAGAACAGGAAAGAATGAAGAGAACCCGGGCAAACCAGAACGCACCCACAGCCCCAGAGGCCAGGACGTGCAGAAAtagcgaagagccgcaaccgaaCACAACACACAAAGCACCCCCGGCTTGACCAACCAAGCAGCAACCCAAAGACCCTTCCGGAAAACAGCAGACCCAAACTTCACCTGAAAAGAAGGAGACTGCAGCAAACAaacaacctaccaccaggaccaaacgaGCAGAAAACACACCAGAACTGAAGGAGTCacgacaaaccgaggagaagaaagaagataGACCACCCGGGCTAACGACCAGGCCAACCAGGAAACGAGGACCACGAACCGAAATGCGAAGCAAAAAAACAGCAACCCCGCAACCCGCAGGAGCAGCacaaccagctccagcagggaagaatgatGCACGCGTCACCAAGGTATATACAAGGAGAACAACACAGGATGTGCACTGCACTAAAACAAAAGGAACGTCCCTGAAAGGAACACAAAAGCCATACCCAGGACCAGAAAACAAACTTCCCCTGTCCCAACGAAAAGGAACCATAGGGACAGGAGTGGGTGATCGGAATCAACATCCACCCGTAGACAGTGCAagtaccttgtataccacacataaaagaccaatcctggagtatgcggccccagcatggatccTGTACCCAGTCAATCACAAGATGAGGCTGGAAAAAGTGCAGAGATactccactaggctagtcccagagcgAAGAGACACGAGTGTCGGgacaggctgcgggaaatgcaactCACGACACGAagacagaagaggaaggggagacaTGGACACTAcccacaaaattctcagaggaaatgaCCGGGCAGAGAAAGAGAAACCGCCAAACATAGGTAGTAcgcgaagaaggggacacaggtggaaaatgagtacccatttgagccacagggacgttagaaagaacctgTGCAGTGGCAGAGCAGTTAACAGATGGAACCACCACAATGTGTAGTATAGAGGTAAGAAATACGGAAATAGTCAATGAGAAGACCTGAAAAACAGTCCAAACACTGGGTGCTAGGGGACAAGAGTACTGTACAATGAATATGACGAACAAAGAAGATCTAAGTAGCAGCCGGTAACATAAGGTACACGACCAACCACATATACAGAGAGACCCCAATGTATATATGGGTGCAGCCAGGCACTGGAAGACAGGCAAGGAAAGAGTGTCCAAAGAGTAGAGACCAAAGCAAGGAAAGAGTGAACAGACAGCAAGGACTGAGGCAACGAAGGAGTGTCCAGAAATCGAGAAAAAATTCAGGCGCCTAAAGACTAAACAAAAGGCACCGAATACAGGGACTGTATtctgcaacacctgcaacaccgtgGAAACCTCCCaccactcaagcgtgcgggaaCAACAAAGGCCATGCCAAGTcacaagagagaagaaggaatagTCTGCCAGCCACAAAAACTCTGgaacctcataatgcacccaatacGGGGAAGAAGAATCTAACTCAAAGAAAGCCGGATCCATCACCAAGACAGAAACCAGGTTCCACAAGAGATAAGCACCGAGCACTGCCTGAACCTCTGCAGGGAAAATTCAAGAGGAAGAAAACCTCCTGAAAGACAAATCTGAGGAATCCAAAGGCACCCAGAAACAAACCCAGGAGGTAACCCTACCCAACTCAAACTCATAAAGGGAAGGAGGGTATAAAACCCCCTCCTCTGCAGATGAAGCCCCTACATATAGGACCCAAAGCCCCAAGCGGGTCAAACAGAACCGAAGAGCTCCACTCGGATTTCCCCCGAGCTCCGGAAACCAATGTCAcaggccaacctgtcctcttaaaaataacgtcactttttgctcgtatgcgcgctatggccaaatttggacgtaatttgaaatgaaatcgactcacaaaagtgacgtactgttctgttttctgtttgagtcgtccgtctTACTcagcaagcttagaagaggattctttccattaacgtttttcataccgttttaaaactttatgagaatttcctacccacctaacctatcagaggacccttaacttactgttgttgaaaaaaaaatacaaatttatattcatttttttttcattttcaaattacgtccatattcggccatacgggcaaacggccaaaagcggcattctttttaagaggacaggttgcacaggCGCCAGGGCTGAGCCCCCATCCGCGCCCACCGCCCTAGAAGGAAAGGTGGAGCCCAAGGAAAAGGCTTCGTAGAAGGGAGTCAGCTGGGATGACTCAAAAGACTCAATGGGAAGGAGAGGCTTAACTACCTCCGCACCCAAATCTGATGAGGCAGCCCATGAAGCCACCCAAGCCTCACCCCGAgctaaaccctcagacgtttgggagccagAAGCAGGGGAAGAGGAGCAGGGTAAACCAACAGGCAGAATAGCGAAGGCAATATGGACGATCGTCACCCTGAGATTGGGACAATGAAGAACCTTCG
Above is a window of Procambarus clarkii isolate CNS0578487 chromosome 11, FALCON_Pclarkii_2.0, whole genome shotgun sequence DNA encoding:
- the LOC123758423 gene encoding lysosomal proton-coupled steroid conjugate and bile acid symporter SLC46A3 isoform X3 encodes the protein MENERDDEALLPEDSESNQNIECLDSLDISTSTHLCEDANGLEDRTREQGCCRKVIKVLRGITTEPILFFNVAGWSIQSTVTTNLLLVKVCREQGYDNVTCANLSSYPEEEVAVQQMVTTINMYNELLCNIPAVLFVLFLGSWSDKHGRKIPLILPLIGSFLATLLYLINAYWMELPSMYILLAAIPRAITGGFITLLMASYSYMADITKIRARTMRIAFLDLAFGLGAPIGVLLSDYLFYRLGYLGIYGVSEIFFFIAILYTIVHIEDTRGPFSKQHLQSPELVHKPSIMCRDLFDTNHVKDTFAAVMKSRPNKGRARIIMLMAAMCSMLFIYGAINMAYLYTKRKFGWDYNQFVQLNLVGMLSSIIANVVACIGGLPLIVTRSIISKAVPPGEIGKIFSMLASWESILPLLSNPLYTVVYNATIKDFPGAMYFLSASFCTISAIFYIWIFVNRINESRIHLIHEENIPDIET